In Anopheles gambiae chromosome 2, idAnoGambNW_F1_1, whole genome shotgun sequence, a single window of DNA contains:
- the LOC1274344 gene encoding SAYSvFN domain-containing protein 1, with product MENKLDSYRKTKRRQALLNDVKDRIYNMVSFHQVQTEEKASHVIIEADNEPPPKESNSRRKGVEVEVAKIKAKAIRSFPSQPEPATFDESDHSDGALTNVAVEPEAKPRSWLTYVTYLVYFLFWATLYAIAIELRFGVVFLMLSALFGIYFNTRTKKAPGEISAYSVFNENCQAIDGTLKAEQFEREIGIRH from the exons ATGGAAAATAAACTAGATAGCTACCGGAAAACAAAACGTCGGCAAGCGCTCCTGAACGACGTTAAGGATCGGATTTACAACATGGTATCCTTCCACCAGGTGCAAACGGAGGAGAAAGCGTCCCACGTCATTATAGAAGCGGAT AATGAGCCACCACCGAAGGAAAGCAACAGTAGGAGGAAAGGCGTGGAGGTGGAAGTTGCGAAAATCAAAGCCAAAGCTATCCGTTCCTTTCCCAGCCAGCCGGAACCAGCGACTTTCGACGAGTCGGATCATTCGGACGGTGCATTAACGAACGTGGCAGTAGAGCCGGAAGCTAAACCGCGCTCCTGGCTTACGTATGTAACTTATCTGGTGTACTTCCTCTTTTGGGCTACCCTGTATGCCATCGCGATAGAGCTGCGGTTCGGAGTGGTCTTTCTGATGCTTTCGGCGCTGTTCGGAATCTACTTCAATACGCGCACCAAGAAGGCACCGGGCGAGATCAGTGCGTACAGTGTGTTTAACGAAAACTGCCAGGCTATCGATGGCACCCTAAAGGCTGAACAATTTGAGCGGGAGATTGGCATAAGGCATTGA
- the LOC1274343 gene encoding protein TRC8 homolog isoform X2 → MSVVRTKVLGLVDVIMRVPSLFIIDEILKIGMGVPIGQPAGQPANSSAINLDSPPVAAMLPDDDRGMQDSIEVYKFVSLAVLKFLICLFGAISAACVFMLWTRHLVIVYMYMVSVGLIFLSYWSNVSALSVISDSPSLLEDVLSLNMDRLLDPGGVLISILPHLLAQWLMGVIFAYIHLGPRHKIVQKALPFSFLMPLLLAMLPLPSLVLKHSPAFAAILPLVLSKIALWSSSFDVVKTILSGYQHARNFASNFGIATLIENEWQRLNVPCVLRVFWTIRLTEHLVSLLMSSEAPLRFAATVQSVLVSGCETLTAVLGMTSIISLICHYIGKMFQLFLLSEDYDEDKSIGTVSAILFYILALQTGLTSLSPDKRIVRLCRNMCLLVTALLHFLHNIVAPILMSLSAARNPSRKRHARALIVCAFLLIAPGSLLAVLWASHSPSTWLLAVTAFSVEVIVKVLVSLATYTLFLLDARRQTFWEKLDDYVYYIRAFGNSVEFCFGIFLFFNGAWILIFESGGAIRALMMGIHAYFNIWCEARAGWVVFMKRRTAVHKISSLPEATTAQLQQFDDVCAICYQDMTSAKITRCNHYFHGVCLRKWLYVQDRCPLCHEIIMNQDGNPGDESLEEQLNNGDNVRIEPRTGRPDPSADATNNRLQNVPQQAAIVQGTDQADQPPAQPLFDDRYFEEQINNISRAASASRSMVGIRAGQTDAQTDASKRAPHHPEEQYRDEYGVTMRFGARENAHLYANNLAGIAAPQPSSGGATGTVDGNYPSGSNSSDGSPSSSSSSSNTEDTGSMSSGSSASSSASGTLSGLSNSSLMSAAAISFNLRRRNHVLLQQEQQQQQQPQQPTLPRE, encoded by the exons ATGTCCGTGGTACGCACGAAGGTCCTCGGTCTGGTGGACGTAATAATGCGCGTTCCCAGCCTGTTCATCATCGACGAAATCCTCAAGATTGGCATGGGCGTGCCGATTGGGCAGCCAGCGGGCCAGCCCGCAAACAGTAGCGCCATCAATCTGGACTCCCCGCCCGTTGCTGCAATGCTTCCGGACGACGACCGAGGGATGCAGGACAGCATCGAGGTGTACAAGTTCGTCTCGCTCGCCGTGCTGAAGTTTCTAATCTGTCTGTTCG GTGCCATTAGtgcagcgtgtgtgtttatgctATGGACGCGCCATTTAGTGATCGTGTACATGTACATGGTCTCCGTGGGATTGATCTTTCTGTCGTACTGGAGCAATGTCTCCGCCCTGTCGGTAATATCGGACAGTCCGAGCCTGCTGGAGGACGTACTGTCGCTCAACATGGACCGTCTGCTCGACCCGGGAGGTGTACTGATCTCAATACTGCCCCACCTGCTCGCCCAATGGCTGATGGGAGTCATTTTCGCCTACATTCATTTGGGACCACG GCACAAAATCGTCCAAAAAGCGCTTCCGTTCAGCTTCCTAATGCCACTGTTGCTTGCAATGCTGCCACTGCCGTCGCTAGTCCTTAAACATTCCCCCGCCTTTGCCGCGATCCTGCCGCTCGTGCTGTCCAAGATTGCCCTGTGGAGCTCCTCGTTCGACGTGGTCAAAACGATCCTGAGCGGCTACCAGCACGCGCGGAACTTTGCCAGCAACTTTGGCATCGCGACGCTGATCGAGAACGAATGGCAGCGGCTGAACGTGCCGTGCGTGCTGCGCGTCTTCTGGACCATTCGGCTGACCGAACATCTCGTCAGCCTGCTGATGTCGTCCGAGGCACCGCTGCGGTTTGCGGCCACCGTGCAGAGCGTGCTGGTCAGCGGGTGCGAAACGCTCACCGCCGTCCTCGGCATGACCAGCATCATTTCGCTGATCTGCCACTACATCGGCAAGATGTTCCAGCTGTTCCTGCTGTCCGAAGACTACGACGAGGACAAATCGATCGGTACGGTGTCGGCGATACTATTCTACATTTTAGCGCTGCAAACCGGGCTCACCTCGCTGTCGCCGGACAAGCGCATTGTTCGGTTGTGCCGCAATATGTGCCTGCTCGTGACGGCTTTACTGCACTTTTTGCACAACATTGTTGCACCCATACTAATGTCACTGAGTGCGGCCCGCAATCCCTCGCG CAAGCGTCACGCACGGGCATTAATAGTGTGTGCTTTCCTTCTCATTGCGCCCGGATCCCTGCTGGCCGTACTGTGGGCCAGTCACTCCCCATCCACATGGTTGCTAGCGGTAACAGCATTCTCTGTTGAAGTGATTGTTAAG GTTCTGGTGAGTTTGGCAACATACACGCTGTTCCTGCTCGACGCCCGGAGACAAACCTTCTGGGAGAAGCTGGACGATTACGTGTACTACATTCGCGCGTTTGGAAATTCGGTCGAATTTTGCTTCGGCATATTCCTGTTCTTTAATGGCGCCTGGATACTGATTTTTGAATCCG GCGGTGCCATCCGTGCGCTGATGATGGGCATCCATGCGTACTTCAACATCTGGTGCGAGGCGCGTGCCGGCTGGGTCGTGTTTATGAAGCGCCGGACGGCGGTGCACAAAATTTCCTCGCTGCCGGAAGCCACCACCGCCCAGCTGCAGCAGTTTGACGATGTGTGCGCCATTTGCTATCAG GATATGACGTCGGCAAAGATTACGCGATGCAATCACTACTTCCACGGCGTGTGTCTGCGAAAGTGGCTGTACGTGCAGGATCGCTGCCCACTGTGTCACGAGATTATCATGAATCAGGACGGCAATCCGGGCGACGAAAGCCTAGAGGAGCAGCTAAACAATGGGGATAATGTGAGAATCGAACCACGAACCGGCCGACCCGACCCGAGTGCCGACGCAACGAACAATCGGCTGCAGAATGTTCCACAGCAGGCCGCCATCGTGCAAGGGACTGACCAGGCCGATCAGCCACCGGCACAGCCCTTGTTCGACGATCGGTACTTTGAGGAGCAGATCAACAATATTAGCCGTGCCGCCAGTGCCAGCAGGTCAATGGTAGGAATTCGTGCCGGCCAGACAGACGCGCAGACGGATGCATCCAAGCGGGCACCCCACCACCCGGAAGAGCAATACCGGGACGAGTATGGTGTGACTATGAGATTCGGTGCGCGTGAAAATGCGCATCTTTACGCAAACAATCTGGCAGGAATTGCAGCGCCACAGCCGAGCAGTGGTGGAGCCACCGGCACTGTCGATGGCAATTATCCCAGTGGCAGCAATTCCTCCGATGGcagccccagcagcagcagcagcagtagcaataCGGAAGATACCGGGAGCATGAGCAGCGGTAGCAGCGCAAGCAGCAGCGCCAGTGGGACACTGTCCGGATTATCCAACAGTTCGCTCATGTCGGCGGCTGCCATTTCGTTCAACCTTCGAAGACGGAACCACGTCCTGCTGcagcaagagcagcagcagcagcagcaaccacagcAGCCAACTTTGCCAAGAGAATAA
- the LOC1274343 gene encoding protein TRC8 homolog isoform X1, with amino-acid sequence MSVVRTKVLGLVDVIMRVPSLFIIDEILKIGMGVPIGQPAGQPANSSAINLDSPPVAAMLPDDDRGMQDSIEVYKFVSLAVLKFLICLFGAISAACVFMLWTRHLVIVYMYMVSVGLIFLSYWSNVSALSVISDSPSLLEDVLSLNMDRLLDPGGVLISILPHLLAQWLMGVIFAYIHLGPRHKIVQKALPFSFLMPLLLAMLPLPSLVLKHSPAFAAILPLVLSKIALWSSSFDVVKTILSGYQHARNFASNFGIATLIENEWQRLNVPCVLRVFWTIRLTEHLVSLLMSSEAPLRFAATVQSVLVSGCETLTAVLGMTSIISLICHYIGKMFQLFLLSEDYDEDKSIGTVSAILFYILALQTGLTSLSPDKRIVRLCRNMCLLVTALLHFLHNIVAPILMSLSAARNPSRKRHARALIVCAFLLIAPGSLLAVLWASHSPSTWLLAVTAFSVEVIVKVLVSLATYTLFLLDARRQTFWEKLDDYVYYIRAFGNSVEFCFGIFLFFNGAWILIFESEMIPIGGAIRALMMGIHAYFNIWCEARAGWVVFMKRRTAVHKISSLPEATTAQLQQFDDVCAICYQDMTSAKITRCNHYFHGVCLRKWLYVQDRCPLCHEIIMNQDGNPGDESLEEQLNNGDNVRIEPRTGRPDPSADATNNRLQNVPQQAAIVQGTDQADQPPAQPLFDDRYFEEQINNISRAASASRSMVGIRAGQTDAQTDASKRAPHHPEEQYRDEYGVTMRFGARENAHLYANNLAGIAAPQPSSGGATGTVDGNYPSGSNSSDGSPSSSSSSSNTEDTGSMSSGSSASSSASGTLSGLSNSSLMSAAAISFNLRRRNHVLLQQEQQQQQQPQQPTLPRE; translated from the exons ATGTCCGTGGTACGCACGAAGGTCCTCGGTCTGGTGGACGTAATAATGCGCGTTCCCAGCCTGTTCATCATCGACGAAATCCTCAAGATTGGCATGGGCGTGCCGATTGGGCAGCCAGCGGGCCAGCCCGCAAACAGTAGCGCCATCAATCTGGACTCCCCGCCCGTTGCTGCAATGCTTCCGGACGACGACCGAGGGATGCAGGACAGCATCGAGGTGTACAAGTTCGTCTCGCTCGCCGTGCTGAAGTTTCTAATCTGTCTGTTCG GTGCCATTAGtgcagcgtgtgtgtttatgctATGGACGCGCCATTTAGTGATCGTGTACATGTACATGGTCTCCGTGGGATTGATCTTTCTGTCGTACTGGAGCAATGTCTCCGCCCTGTCGGTAATATCGGACAGTCCGAGCCTGCTGGAGGACGTACTGTCGCTCAACATGGACCGTCTGCTCGACCCGGGAGGTGTACTGATCTCAATACTGCCCCACCTGCTCGCCCAATGGCTGATGGGAGTCATTTTCGCCTACATTCATTTGGGACCACG GCACAAAATCGTCCAAAAAGCGCTTCCGTTCAGCTTCCTAATGCCACTGTTGCTTGCAATGCTGCCACTGCCGTCGCTAGTCCTTAAACATTCCCCCGCCTTTGCCGCGATCCTGCCGCTCGTGCTGTCCAAGATTGCCCTGTGGAGCTCCTCGTTCGACGTGGTCAAAACGATCCTGAGCGGCTACCAGCACGCGCGGAACTTTGCCAGCAACTTTGGCATCGCGACGCTGATCGAGAACGAATGGCAGCGGCTGAACGTGCCGTGCGTGCTGCGCGTCTTCTGGACCATTCGGCTGACCGAACATCTCGTCAGCCTGCTGATGTCGTCCGAGGCACCGCTGCGGTTTGCGGCCACCGTGCAGAGCGTGCTGGTCAGCGGGTGCGAAACGCTCACCGCCGTCCTCGGCATGACCAGCATCATTTCGCTGATCTGCCACTACATCGGCAAGATGTTCCAGCTGTTCCTGCTGTCCGAAGACTACGACGAGGACAAATCGATCGGTACGGTGTCGGCGATACTATTCTACATTTTAGCGCTGCAAACCGGGCTCACCTCGCTGTCGCCGGACAAGCGCATTGTTCGGTTGTGCCGCAATATGTGCCTGCTCGTGACGGCTTTACTGCACTTTTTGCACAACATTGTTGCACCCATACTAATGTCACTGAGTGCGGCCCGCAATCCCTCGCG CAAGCGTCACGCACGGGCATTAATAGTGTGTGCTTTCCTTCTCATTGCGCCCGGATCCCTGCTGGCCGTACTGTGGGCCAGTCACTCCCCATCCACATGGTTGCTAGCGGTAACAGCATTCTCTGTTGAAGTGATTGTTAAG GTTCTGGTGAGTTTGGCAACATACACGCTGTTCCTGCTCGACGCCCGGAGACAAACCTTCTGGGAGAAGCTGGACGATTACGTGTACTACATTCGCGCGTTTGGAAATTCGGTCGAATTTTGCTTCGGCATATTCCTGTTCTTTAATGGCGCCTGGATACTGATTTTTGAATCCG AAATGATTCCAATAGGCGGTGCCATCCGTGCGCTGATGATGGGCATCCATGCGTACTTCAACATCTGGTGCGAGGCGCGTGCCGGCTGGGTCGTGTTTATGAAGCGCCGGACGGCGGTGCACAAAATTTCCTCGCTGCCGGAAGCCACCACCGCCCAGCTGCAGCAGTTTGACGATGTGTGCGCCATTTGCTATCAG GATATGACGTCGGCAAAGATTACGCGATGCAATCACTACTTCCACGGCGTGTGTCTGCGAAAGTGGCTGTACGTGCAGGATCGCTGCCCACTGTGTCACGAGATTATCATGAATCAGGACGGCAATCCGGGCGACGAAAGCCTAGAGGAGCAGCTAAACAATGGGGATAATGTGAGAATCGAACCACGAACCGGCCGACCCGACCCGAGTGCCGACGCAACGAACAATCGGCTGCAGAATGTTCCACAGCAGGCCGCCATCGTGCAAGGGACTGACCAGGCCGATCAGCCACCGGCACAGCCCTTGTTCGACGATCGGTACTTTGAGGAGCAGATCAACAATATTAGCCGTGCCGCCAGTGCCAGCAGGTCAATGGTAGGAATTCGTGCCGGCCAGACAGACGCGCAGACGGATGCATCCAAGCGGGCACCCCACCACCCGGAAGAGCAATACCGGGACGAGTATGGTGTGACTATGAGATTCGGTGCGCGTGAAAATGCGCATCTTTACGCAAACAATCTGGCAGGAATTGCAGCGCCACAGCCGAGCAGTGGTGGAGCCACCGGCACTGTCGATGGCAATTATCCCAGTGGCAGCAATTCCTCCGATGGcagccccagcagcagcagcagcagtagcaataCGGAAGATACCGGGAGCATGAGCAGCGGTAGCAGCGCAAGCAGCAGCGCCAGTGGGACACTGTCCGGATTATCCAACAGTTCGCTCATGTCGGCGGCTGCCATTTCGTTCAACCTTCGAAGACGGAACCACGTCCTGCTGcagcaagagcagcagcagcagcagcaaccacagcAGCCAACTTTGCCAAGAGAATAA